Proteins encoded within one genomic window of Cucumis sativus cultivar 9930 chromosome 3, Cucumber_9930_V3, whole genome shotgun sequence:
- the LOC101218112 gene encoding heavy metal-associated isoprenylated plant protein 39, giving the protein MKKVVLKLDLHDDKAKKKALKLVSTLAGIDSIAMDMKERKLTVIGAVDPVTIVSKLRKFWPAEIISVGPAVEPKKEEEKKEGEGKKEEEKKKEEGEGKKEEETKKKDQEGGEGGEKKNQTPNPNDPVLELVRAYRAYNPHLTTYYYVQSMEENPNSCAIC; this is encoded by the exons ATGAAG AAGGTTGTTCTAAAGCTCGATTTGCACGACGATAAAGCCAAGAAGAAGGCCTTGAAGCTAGTCTCCACTCTCGCAG GAATAGACTCGATTGCGATGGATATGAAAGAGAGGAAACTAACAGTAATTGGAGCGGTAGATCCGGTCACGATCGTGAGTAAACTGAGGAAATTCTGGCCGGCGGAAATAATATCCGTGGGACCGGCGGTGGAGCCgaagaaggaagaggagaagaaggaaggagaagggaaaaaggaagaagagaaaaagaaagaggaaggagaagggaagaaggaagaagagacGAAGAAGAAAGATCAGGAAGGAGGAGAAGGAGGGGAGAAGAAGAATCAAACTCCGAACCCAAACGATCCCGTTTTGGAACTGGTAAGAGCTTATAGAGCTTATAATCCTCATCTCACAACTTATTATTATGTTCAAAGCATGGAGGAGAATCCAAATTCTTGTGCCATTTGTTAG